Proteins encoded by one window of Flexibacter flexilis DSM 6793:
- a CDS encoding NeuD/PglB/VioB family sugar acetyltransferase: MENPVIIFGAKGLGAVALDIFESNDVVVYGFLEDDEKLHNQEIGSVAVMGNTDDERYLKLIGKKCEAFVATDETQLRKSLVEMLHERRHIQPVNAVHPATFVSPMAQMGHGNLLAAGAVLNTNARLGSHCVVHAKALIDYDAKVGDFVQIGAGSIVGSGATVEDGVFIGAGVVIVAGVTVGKNARVGAGSVVVESVAAGSTVFGYPAKKV; the protein is encoded by the coding sequence ATGGAAAATCCAGTTATTATTTTTGGTGCAAAAGGCTTAGGCGCAGTTGCTTTGGATATTTTTGAAAGCAATGACGTGGTGGTTTATGGCTTTTTGGAAGACGACGAAAAACTACACAATCAGGAAATAGGCTCGGTGGCTGTGATGGGCAACACCGACGACGAACGTTACCTCAAACTTATTGGCAAAAAATGCGAGGCTTTCGTAGCCACCGACGAAACGCAATTGCGCAAATCGTTGGTAGAAATGCTTCACGAACGCCGACACATTCAGCCAGTCAATGCCGTTCACCCTGCTACTTTTGTCTCGCCAATGGCACAAATGGGACACGGCAATTTGTTGGCAGCAGGCGCGGTACTTAACACTAACGCCAGATTGGGCAGTCATTGTGTAGTACACGCCAAAGCACTCATAGATTATGATGCCAAAGTAGGCGATTTCGTGCAAATCGGGGCAGGTAGCATCGTAGGCAGCGGCGCAACCGTCGAAGATGGCGTTTTCATCGGGGCGGGTGTCGTAATTGTGGCAGGTGTAACCGTTGGCAAAAACGCACGCGTGGGCGCAGGCTCTGTGGTGGTGGAAAGTGTGGCCGCAGGAAGCACTGTTTTTGGCTATCCTGCCAAAAAAGTTTAA
- a CDS encoding glycosyltransferase family 9 protein, producing MKVLVLRFSSIGDIVLTTPVVRALKKQIPNIEIHYATKQPFKVVLADNPYIDKLYLLEKNNLPQLLKQWKSEKYDYIIDLHHNLRTLRIKLALGVKAYSFDKLNMEKWLLVRFKINRMPAMHIVDRYMATVAPLGVHTDQEGLDYFIPEKDVVQPCDIPTSHRNGYAAIAIGAQHFTKRLPLHKLIELCQRIPAPVTLLGGKEDIVVAQKIEEYFLANNQPNKVFNACGKFNLNQSASLLQQAQVVYSHDTGLMHIAAALHKKIYSIWGNTTPLLGMYPYRTDYVVIENKELSCRPCSKIGYNHCPQKHFKCMNDLDLSAYIG from the coding sequence TTGAAAGTTCTTGTTCTTCGTTTTTCTTCGATTGGAGATATTGTCCTGACTACACCTGTTGTGCGTGCACTCAAAAAGCAAATCCCCAACATAGAAATTCATTATGCCACCAAACAACCTTTCAAAGTTGTGTTGGCCGACAATCCGTATATTGACAAACTGTATTTGCTCGAAAAAAACAATTTGCCTCAATTGCTTAAGCAATGGAAATCAGAAAAATATGATTACATTATTGACTTGCACCACAACTTGCGCACCTTGCGCATTAAGTTGGCGTTGGGCGTGAAGGCGTATAGTTTTGATAAATTGAATATGGAAAAATGGCTTTTGGTTCGTTTCAAAATCAACCGAATGCCAGCCATGCACATCGTGGACAGATACATGGCCACCGTCGCGCCGTTGGGTGTACACACCGACCAAGAGGGTTTGGACTATTTTATTCCTGAAAAAGACGTGGTGCAACCTTGCGATATTCCCACTTCGCATCGCAACGGATACGCCGCCATTGCCATTGGTGCGCAGCATTTTACCAAACGTCTGCCACTGCATAAACTCATAGAACTTTGCCAACGAATACCCGCTCCTGTTACGCTGCTTGGCGGCAAAGAAGACATTGTCGTGGCGCAGAAAATTGAAGAATATTTCTTGGCCAATAATCAGCCCAACAAGGTTTTTAATGCTTGTGGAAAATTCAATTTGAATCAGTCGGCATCGCTGTTGCAACAGGCGCAAGTGGTGTACAGCCACGACACAGGCCTGATGCATATTGCGGCGGCTTTGCACAAAAAAATCTATTCGATTTGGGGTAATACCACGCCGCTGCTGGGAATGTACCCGTACCGAACCGACTATGTAGTCATCGAAAATAAAGAATTGAGTTGCCGACCTTGTTCCAAAATTGGTTATAATCATTGCCCCCAAAAGCATTTCAAATGTATGAACGACCTTGATTTGTCGGCGTACATTGGCTAA
- a CDS encoding tetratricopeptide repeat protein, which yields MKRLLVVALALFICWNSFAQAKSQKAIVLLQFFDKNNAPLGYGTGVFVDANGTLLAQTDLFVNPNISRIQARNTDGDKYNVANVLSDDASAGLVKFSVSNPSGKPFPFIKVTTTRLKQESNINVQYVTDYLEMMKNDAVLSLAAQIDGYGYAMQTNSTLSMHSGSPVLSAENTLVGFAITGVGDDVFIVDAMRSANRMTQRNQSVTEWITNYRQDRAFLSAAASYMEQKWQKVVTKADESLINNAKNGSTYYLRGAAKYQLKDLPAAVTDFNKAASLNSTPPNLYLWRGLALYQQEQYKEAEKDFDKAVELNIADKDIYFYRGNVRYENKEYAGAIADYTKAEQLGVADKKLYVQRANSRFRKEDYAGAIADYDKAVSLGVSEALIYNNRGKAKQLTSNAQGALEDYTQAIALDAAYLKAYENRGFLRYDQKDYAGAIADLDKLTDKNKKLYVTRGLAKYQTKDYNGAIADLGEAEKAGATDKEVYLAKGLSLFELKNYAEAETELAKAIEAGEKSQNVFEHLADARFEQNKYKSAEAAYTQAIGAGLQTAHVFERRGKSRYEQKNYTEAIADYSKAIELGTSNKEVYYDRGMARYSLKDYAGAIADYDKAVSLGVSEALVFYNRGKAKQQTGNPQGALEDYTKAIGLDANYSEAYESRGYLRYDQKDYAGAITDLDKLTDKNKKLYATRGLSKFQTKDYAGAIADLGEAEKAGATDKEVYLAKGLSLFELKNYAEAETELAKAIEAGEKSQKVFEHLADARFEQNKYKLAEAAYTQAIGAGLQTAHVFERRGKSRFEQKNYADANADLSKAIELGANEADVYYDRGMARYALKDYKGAAADFEKAKGLGSSDVDLHTKLALSYCELKQYAAALPELTKAISLGATEPRIYKQRATASFDQKDYTNAIADLNKAAELGDSSRSVSLMRGLSYYHLNKHDEAERDLSQAIARGEKSTEVYAHLGYSRYALKNYTGAIAAFDLAVPKPVAAPAAAKVPAKGAKPAASAAADVPAQVYEQRGQAKFFTKDYAGAIADLTKAIGKGVSNTEAFYNRGMARYEQKDFKGAVADLEKAKSMGSSDLDLHTRLAVSYCELKQFTAALPDLDKAISLGATDPKLFYHRGNELVAQKQYAKAIEDLNKAVTGGISDVTVHYNRGLALYEQQDYKNAVTDLELAKKMGKNSKALYAMLGDAAFELEEYEQALSALKQAQKLGATDKETTYKIGISEFETQAYAAAIQTLTKAQQAGVSEQRLLFAKGSAKYFTKDYKGALVDLNKVTEADYKTDEFYANRGSAKYLTKDYKGAIEDLSIAAKTKDKNGEVFFFLGNSHFQQKDYKATITNLEKAKELGRTDRDLFEHLGLAQYEEKDYTAAIENLKAAKEKGSQSVRMYASLGNAQAEKEDFAAALPNLNQAVTLGSKDKLVFLNRGNARYNQKDYKNSITDYSQAITLGVNTAQVYNLRGKARFKTTDNVGALADFNKALSLDNKLPDAYANRGFIKWVQKDYKAAADDATKAIDLGAQDPLAYYVRGNARYELKDYKGATEDLVKVTPADNINEKISFSNLGNAYFELKDYTAANTALSKAVELGVSDVKVLGNRGESRYMLKDYEAAITDFNKVIAQEPKNARALHLRGQSKFVKNDFAGAVADLTEAEAAGVKVVELYTNRGIAQYETKNYASSLTDLNKAIDLGNNTDAIYFHRGNAKFRTNDLTGAVADYDKAQQMGYQSAILFNNRGKAKQLQNLFPASIADFDEALKLDPKYIKAFSNRALSRFKTADYRGALTDLTTALQYSPNDEDLNVLAGRSHLELKEYRESVPYLTKVVDKGTKDENVYFYRGTAYLNMKEYQVSAKDLNKAIEMGLNTGPVFANRGEARFALKDTTGSLADLTKATTLSPEDAQLFDRKGLILQMISRHKDAIEDFSKSVSLALDVPAAYGHRGTSKLALKEYEPAIVDFDKATGLGSKEKLVLFGRGKAKYLLGNNAGAVADFDQAIAADSAYVQAYTFRGMAKTNLKQYRDAVADFNKALSFNPKNGEAYSGLANAYLVQEDYEKAISNFDLAIVNKFTDKKTYFGSALALYRLQSYAEAVKDFDEVLKKDSKDTAAYYYRASAYIELDKFDDAIADLSDYIKLSPKSIRGYLQRGQARIGLEDHEGAITDYNKAAEIEPNNANIYYYRALAKASLKDTTDAGVKSSFADFDKAIQLNPNFAEAYTSRANMKLQLDEPDLVGACQDWDKAVKLGNNSAREMLRQYCK from the coding sequence ATGAAACGACTCCTTGTTGTAGCATTAGCTCTTTTTATCTGCTGGAATAGTTTTGCACAAGCCAAATCGCAGAAAGCCATTGTCTTGCTCCAGTTTTTTGACAAAAACAATGCCCCGCTTGGCTATGGTACGGGTGTTTTTGTGGATGCGAACGGCACGCTACTTGCCCAAACCGATTTGTTTGTAAACCCCAATATTTCACGTATTCAAGCCCGCAACACCGATGGCGATAAGTACAATGTAGCCAATGTGTTGTCCGACGACGCATCGGCGGGGTTGGTAAAATTTTCGGTGAGTAACCCTTCGGGCAAACCTTTTCCGTTTATTAAAGTAACGACCACGCGCCTCAAGCAAGAGTCCAATATCAACGTGCAATATGTGACGGATTATTTGGAAATGATGAAAAATGATGCGGTTTTGAGCCTTGCTGCCCAGATAGACGGTTACGGTTATGCCATGCAAACCAACTCGACACTATCCATGCATAGCGGTAGTCCTGTGCTTTCGGCAGAAAATACACTCGTGGGTTTTGCCATTACGGGCGTAGGGGATGATGTGTTCATTGTGGATGCGATGCGTTCGGCCAATCGCATGACCCAACGCAATCAGTCGGTTACGGAATGGATAACCAACTACCGTCAAGACCGTGCATTTTTGAGTGCGGCGGCTTCGTACATGGAGCAGAAATGGCAAAAAGTAGTTACCAAAGCCGACGAATCGCTTATCAACAACGCCAAAAATGGAAGTACTTACTATTTGCGCGGTGCGGCCAAATACCAACTCAAAGATTTGCCTGCGGCGGTTACGGATTTTAATAAAGCTGCTAGCCTAAACAGCACGCCGCCCAACTTGTATTTGTGGCGCGGTTTGGCTCTGTATCAGCAAGAACAATACAAAGAAGCCGAAAAAGATTTTGATAAAGCCGTAGAACTGAACATCGCCGACAAGGATATTTATTTTTATCGCGGAAATGTTCGTTACGAAAACAAAGAATACGCGGGCGCAATTGCCGACTATACTAAAGCTGAGCAGTTGGGCGTAGCTGACAAAAAACTATATGTGCAACGTGCTAATTCGCGTTTCCGCAAAGAAGACTATGCGGGTGCGATTGCCGACTACGACAAAGCCGTTTCGTTGGGTGTGTCTGAGGCTTTAATTTATAACAATAGAGGCAAAGCCAAACAATTGACTTCCAACGCACAAGGCGCACTCGAAGACTATACGCAGGCCATCGCCCTCGATGCTGCCTACCTGAAAGCCTACGAAAACAGAGGTTTTTTGCGCTACGACCAAAAAGACTACGCAGGTGCCATCGCGGATTTGGATAAACTTACCGACAAAAACAAAAAGCTTTATGTTACGCGCGGTTTGGCCAAATACCAAACCAAAGATTACAATGGAGCCATTGCCGATTTGGGCGAAGCCGAAAAAGCAGGCGCAACGGACAAAGAAGTTTATTTGGCCAAAGGTTTGAGTTTGTTTGAATTGAAAAATTATGCGGAAGCCGAAACAGAATTGGCTAAAGCCATAGAAGCGGGCGAGAAAAGCCAAAATGTATTTGAGCATTTGGCCGACGCACGTTTTGAGCAAAACAAATACAAATCGGCGGAAGCGGCTTATACACAAGCCATTGGCGCGGGTTTGCAAACGGCACACGTTTTTGAACGTAGAGGCAAATCGCGTTACGAGCAAAAAAATTATACGGAAGCCATCGCCGATTATTCCAAAGCCATCGAGTTGGGCACGAGCAACAAAGAAGTGTATTACGACAGAGGCATGGCGCGTTATTCGCTCAAAGATTACGCGGGTGCGATTGCCGACTACGACAAAGCCGTTTCGTTGGGTGTGTCCGAAGCGTTGGTTTTTTATAACAGAGGCAAAGCCAAACAACAAACAGGCAATCCGCAAGGCGCGTTGGAAGATTACACCAAAGCCATCGGCCTTGATGCCAATTATTCGGAAGCCTACGAAAGCAGAGGTTATTTGCGTTATGACCAAAAAGACTATGCAGGTGCTATCACGGATTTAGATAAACTTACCGACAAAAACAAAAAGTTGTATGCTACGCGCGGTTTGTCCAAATTCCAAACCAAAGATTACGCGGGTGCTATTGCCGATTTGGGCGAAGCCGAAAAAGCAGGCGCAACGGATAAAGAAGTGTATTTGGCTAAAGGTTTGAGTTTGTTTGAATTGAAAAATTATGCCGAAGCCGAAACCGAATTAGCCAAAGCCATAGAAGCGGGCGAAAAAAGCCAAAAAGTGTTTGAACATTTGGCAGATGCACGTTTTGAGCAAAATAAATACAAGTTGGCGGAAGCGGCTTATACACAAGCTATTGGCGCAGGTTTGCAAACGGCACACGTTTTTGAACGCAGAGGCAAGTCGCGTTTTGAACAAAAAAACTACGCAGATGCCAACGCGGATTTGAGTAAAGCCATTGAATTGGGGGCTAATGAAGCTGATGTTTATTACGATAGAGGCATGGCGCGTTATGCCCTGAAAGACTACAAAGGTGCTGCCGCCGACTTCGAGAAAGCTAAAGGCTTGGGCAGTAGCGACGTGGATTTGCATACCAAATTGGCTTTGTCGTATTGCGAACTGAAACAGTACGCGGCGGCTCTGCCCGAATTGACCAAAGCCATTTCGTTGGGTGCAACTGAGCCACGCATTTACAAACAACGTGCGACGGCTTCTTTCGACCAAAAAGATTATACCAATGCCATTGCTGACCTGAACAAAGCAGCCGAGTTGGGCGACAGTTCGCGCAGTGTCTCGCTGATGCGTGGTTTGAGTTATTATCACCTCAACAAACACGACGAAGCCGAAAGAGATTTGAGTCAAGCCATCGCACGCGGCGAAAAATCAACGGAAGTGTACGCGCATTTGGGTTATTCGCGCTACGCACTTAAAAATTATACGGGCGCAATCGCGGCGTTTGATTTGGCTGTGCCAAAACCTGTTGCTGCTCCAGCCGCCGCTAAAGTTCCAGCCAAAGGCGCGAAACCTGCGGCCAGTGCTGCCGCCGACGTGCCAGCGCAAGTATATGAGCAACGCGGCCAAGCCAAATTTTTTACCAAAGATTATGCGGGAGCTATCGCCGACCTTACCAAAGCCATCGGCAAAGGCGTAAGCAACACGGAAGCGTTCTACAATCGTGGTATGGCGCGTTATGAGCAAAAAGACTTCAAAGGTGCGGTAGCCGATTTGGAAAAAGCCAAAAGTATGGGAAGTTCGGATTTGGACTTGCATACGCGTTTGGCCGTGTCGTATTGTGAGTTAAAACAGTTTACGGCAGCGTTGCCAGATTTGGACAAAGCCATTTCGTTGGGCGCAACCGACCCCAAACTTTTCTATCATCGCGGCAATGAGTTGGTAGCACAAAAGCAATACGCCAAAGCCATCGAGGATTTGAACAAAGCCGTAACGGGTGGTATCAGCGACGTAACCGTACATTACAATCGTGGTTTGGCTTTGTATGAGCAACAAGACTACAAAAATGCGGTTACGGATTTGGAGTTGGCTAAGAAAATGGGCAAAAATTCAAAGGCCTTGTATGCCATGCTTGGCGATGCCGCTTTTGAGTTGGAAGAATACGAACAGGCACTTTCTGCCCTCAAACAAGCCCAAAAATTAGGCGCGACCGACAAAGAAACAACCTACAAAATCGGTATTTCGGAATTTGAAACGCAAGCGTATGCGGCTGCTATCCAGACGCTTACCAAAGCACAACAAGCAGGCGTAAGCGAACAGCGACTTTTGTTTGCCAAAGGCTCGGCCAAATATTTTACCAAAGATTACAAAGGCGCGTTGGTGGATTTGAACAAAGTAACAGAAGCCGACTACAAAACCGATGAGTTTTACGCCAACAGAGGTTCTGCCAAATATTTGACCAAAGACTACAAAGGTGCAATCGAAGATTTGAGCATTGCGGCCAAGACGAAAGACAAAAACGGCGAAGTGTTTTTCTTTTTGGGTAATTCGCATTTCCAACAAAAAGATTACAAAGCAACCATCACGAACTTAGAGAAAGCCAAAGAATTAGGCCGTACCGACCGCGATTTGTTCGAGCATTTGGGCTTGGCGCAATACGAAGAAAAAGACTATACTGCCGCCATTGAAAACCTAAAAGCCGCCAAAGAAAAAGGCTCGCAATCGGTGAGAATGTATGCGAGTTTGGGTAACGCGCAAGCCGAGAAAGAAGACTTTGCGGCGGCTTTGCCAAACCTGAATCAGGCCGTTACGTTGGGTTCTAAAGACAAGTTAGTTTTCTTGAACAGAGGTAACGCCCGTTATAATCAAAAGGACTACAAAAACTCTATTACGGATTATTCGCAAGCCATCACGTTGGGCGTAAACACTGCGCAAGTGTATAATTTGCGTGGTAAGGCACGTTTCAAAACCACCGACAACGTGGGCGCATTGGCCGATTTTAACAAAGCCTTAAGCCTTGACAACAAATTGCCAGATGCTTACGCAAACAGAGGTTTTATTAAGTGGGTGCAAAAAGATTACAAAGCTGCTGCCGACGATGCGACCAAAGCTATTGATTTGGGGGCACAAGACCCGTTGGCGTATTATGTGCGTGGTAATGCCCGCTATGAGTTGAAAGACTACAAAGGCGCAACCGAAGATTTGGTAAAAGTAACGCCAGCCGACAACATAAACGAAAAGATTTCTTTCTCGAATTTGGGTAATGCTTACTTTGAGTTGAAAGACTACACCGCCGCCAACACGGCACTTTCCAAAGCCGTAGAGTTGGGCGTAAGTGATGTAAAAGTGTTAGGCAACAGAGGCGAGAGCCGCTATATGCTCAAAGACTACGAAGCGGCTATCACGGATTTTAATAAAGTGATTGCACAAGAACCCAAAAACGCACGTGCTTTGCATTTGCGCGGTCAGTCTAAGTTTGTGAAAAATGATTTCGCGGGTGCGGTGGCAGACCTGACAGAAGCCGAAGCCGCAGGCGTGAAAGTCGTAGAACTTTACACTAACAGAGGTATTGCGCAATACGAAACCAAAAATTATGCCTCCTCGCTCACGGATTTGAACAAAGCCATTGATTTGGGTAATAATACCGATGCTATTTATTTCCATAGAGGTAACGCCAAGTTCCGTACCAACGACTTGACGGGTGCGGTGGCCGACTACGACAAGGCGCAACAAATGGGCTATCAAAGTGCTATTTTGTTTAATAACAGAGGTAAGGCAAAGCAATTGCAAAACTTGTTCCCTGCTTCTATTGCCGACTTTGACGAGGCACTGAAACTTGACCCGAAATACATCAAAGCGTTTAGCAACAGGGCGTTGTCTCGTTTCAAAACTGCCGATTACAGAGGCGCACTCACAGACCTGACGACAGCTTTGCAGTATTCGCCAAACGACGAAGACTTGAATGTTTTGGCGGGTCGTTCGCATTTGGAATTGAAAGAATACCGCGAATCTGTGCCGTATTTGACTAAAGTAGTGGACAAAGGCACGAAAGACGAAAACGTGTATTTCTATCGTGGTACGGCGTATTTGAACATGAAAGAATACCAAGTTTCGGCCAAAGATTTGAACAAAGCCATCGAAATGGGCTTGAATACGGGACCAGTATTTGCCAACAGGGGAGAGGCTCGTTTTGCGTTGAAAGACACGACGGGTTCACTCGCCGACCTTACCAAGGCGACGACGCTTTCGCCAGAAGATGCGCAACTTTTCGACCGCAAAGGTTTGATTTTGCAAATGATAAGCCGCCACAAAGACGCGATTGAGGATTTCAGCAAATCAGTTTCGTTGGCTCTGGACGTGCCAGCCGCTTACGGCCACAGAGGTACTTCCAAACTCGCCCTCAAAGAATACGAACCAGCTATCGTGGATTTCGACAAGGCTACGGGTTTGGGTTCTAAAGAAAAATTGGTGTTGTTTGGGCGCGGCAAAGCCAAGTATTTGCTCGGCAACAATGCGGGTGCGGTAGCCGATTTTGACCAAGCCATTGCCGCGGATTCGGCTTATGTTCAGGCTTATACGTTTAGAGGAATGGCCAAAACCAACCTTAAACAGTACCGCGATGCCGTTGCAGATTTTAACAAAGCCTTGAGTTTTAACCCTAAAAATGGCGAAGCGTATTCGGGCTTGGCCAATGCGTATTTGGTGCAAGAAGATTACGAAAAAGCCATCAGTAATTTTGATTTGGCTATTGTGAACAAGTTCACGGACAAGAAAACCTATTTCGGTAGTGCCTTGGCCTTGTATAGATTGCAGAGCTACGCGGAAGCGGTAAAAGATTTTGATGAGGTACTGAAGAAAGATAGCAAAGACACGGCAGCGTATTATTATCGTGCGTCGGCCTACATTGAGCTTGACAAATTTGATGATGCTATCGCGGATTTGAGCGATTACATCAAACTTTCGCCAAAATCTATCAGAGGTTATTTGCAACGCGGCCAAGCGCGTATCGGTTTGGAAGACCACGAAGGCGCAATCACGGATTACAACAAAGCCGCTGAAATAGAACCAAATAACGCCAATATTTACTATTACAGAGCTTTAGCCAAAGCCTCGTTGAAAGACACTACGGACGCGGGCGTGAAAAGTTCTTTTGCGGATTTTGATAAAGCGATTCAGCTTAACCCGAACTTTGCGGAAGCCTACACCAGCCGCGCCAACATGAAGTTGCAACTCGATGAGCCAGACCTCGTAGGCGCGTGCCAAGACTGGGACAAAGCCGTGAAACTCGGCAACAACTCGGCCAGAGAAATGTTGCGCCAGTATTGTAAATAA
- a CDS encoding porin, with product MKKIILALGIFCLAPKAFAQQDSIVNPLSISGYAELYYNYDFGKPSDHTRPNFLYSYNRHNEVNLNLGFVKAAYQQANVRANLALMAGTYAAANLAAEQSIMQHIFEANAGVRLSKSKDIWVDAGVFGSHIGFESAIGKDCPTLTRSLLAENSPYYESGAKITYVSDNKKLTLSGLYLNGWQRIRRPDGNNTPAFGHQLIYKPNDKITLNSSSFVGNDQPDSLRQMRYFHNFYGIFALHSKLNLITGFDIGWQQKSKGSSQYNNWYSPVAILQYNPTPKHSLAARAEYYADPNHVIVGYAPAQKFQVWSYSANFDYKFSSNIVWRSEARLFSAKNAIFQQDNSYKKSNVALTTALAVSF from the coding sequence ATGAAAAAAATTATACTCGCTTTGGGCATATTCTGCCTTGCGCCCAAAGCCTTTGCCCAACAAGATAGTATCGTCAATCCGCTTAGTATCAGTGGCTATGCCGAGTTATATTATAACTATGATTTCGGCAAACCCTCCGACCACACCCGCCCCAATTTCTTGTATTCCTACAATCGGCACAACGAAGTAAACCTGAATTTAGGATTCGTAAAAGCTGCTTACCAGCAAGCCAACGTAAGAGCCAATTTGGCATTGATGGCAGGTACTTACGCGGCAGCCAATCTTGCTGCCGAACAAAGCATTATGCAGCATATTTTTGAAGCTAATGCAGGCGTGCGCCTTTCCAAAAGCAAAGATATTTGGGTAGATGCGGGCGTTTTTGGTTCGCATATCGGCTTTGAAAGTGCCATCGGGAAAGACTGCCCAACGCTTACGCGTAGCCTTTTGGCCGAAAATTCGCCATACTACGAAAGCGGCGCGAAAATCACGTACGTTTCCGATAATAAAAAATTGACCCTTAGCGGCTTATACCTGAACGGCTGGCAACGTATCCGCCGACCCGACGGCAACAATACACCCGCCTTTGGCCATCAACTCATTTACAAACCCAACGATAAAATTACGCTCAATAGTAGTTCGTTCGTCGGCAACGACCAGCCCGACAGCCTGCGCCAAATGCGTTATTTTCATAACTTCTACGGCATTTTTGCCCTGCACAGCAAGCTAAATCTTATTACGGGTTTTGATATTGGTTGGCAACAAAAAAGCAAAGGCAGCAGCCAGTACAACAATTGGTATTCGCCAGTAGCCATTTTGCAATACAACCCCACACCAAAACACAGCCTTGCTGCTCGCGCGGAATATTACGCCGACCCCAACCACGTAATTGTGGGTTACGCGCCTGCGCAAAAATTTCAGGTTTGGAGCTACTCGGCCAACTTTGATTACAAGTTTAGTAGTAACATTGTTTGGCGAAGCGAAGCGCGTTTGTTTTCGGCCAAAAACGCTATTTTTCAGCAAGATAATTCTTACAAAAAAAGTAACGTAGCCCTTACAACGGCGTTGGCTGTTAGTTTTTAA